In Alphaproteobacteria bacterium, the following are encoded in one genomic region:
- the recO gene encoding DNA repair protein RecO: MEWTDEGIVLAARKHGERALILQLLTREHGRHAGLVHGGASAGKRGALQPGSRLQATWRARLADHLGYFSCEQLHNGAAALLDDPLRLAALASACAVAELALPEREPHPTIFAAISALVAALESSDRITGWGRAVVAWELGLLGELGFGLDLTKCAATGRNDELAFVSPRTGRAVSLSAGEAYRDRLLALPGFLIDSAATPSDGDIAEALALTGHFLERHVFAAFHRQPPASRSYFLDQLSRTLRSRDSKRSRPSMPPSS, from the coding sequence ATGGAATGGACCGACGAGGGAATCGTCCTGGCCGCGCGCAAGCACGGCGAAAGGGCTTTGATCTTGCAGCTCCTGACGCGTGAGCACGGTCGTCATGCCGGCCTCGTCCATGGGGGGGCGAGTGCCGGCAAGCGAGGCGCACTTCAACCAGGCAGCCGCTTGCAAGCCACGTGGCGGGCTCGACTTGCAGACCACCTAGGATATTTTTCTTGCGAACAGCTCCATAATGGTGCGGCGGCATTGCTCGACGACCCGCTGCGCCTTGCGGCATTAGCGTCTGCCTGCGCCGTTGCGGAACTCGCCTTACCCGAGCGCGAACCGCATCCCACGATCTTCGCTGCCATTTCGGCACTCGTGGCCGCGCTCGAATCGAGCGACCGCATTACGGGTTGGGGCCGGGCGGTCGTCGCTTGGGAGTTGGGCCTTCTCGGCGAGCTCGGTTTTGGCCTCGACCTGACCAAGTGTGCAGCTACCGGGCGCAACGACGAGCTTGCCTTTGTCTCTCCGCGTACCGGCCGCGCCGTCTCGCTCTCCGCCGGGGAGGCCTACCGGGACAGGCTCTTGGCGCTGCCGGGATTTCTCATCGATAGTGCGGCCACGCCGAGCGATGGCGATATCGCCGAAGCCTTGGCGCTCACCGGACACTTCCTCGAACGCCACGTCTTTGCGGCATTTCATCGCCAGCCGCCAGCAAGCCGCTCCTATTTCCTCGATCAGCTCAGCCGCACTCTGCGCTCTCGGGATAGCAAGAGGTCAAGGCCATCGATGCCGCCAAGCAGTTGA